The genomic interval AGATGTAGGAAAGCGTTTATATAATCTGGATGATAAGATTTTAGTCAGGCAAAACGTGCTTAAGCTTACTTATATAGCATTGAGCATCTCACCTATTAAAATTCTCAGGCGTATACAGATTAGCTGCTAAGAATTACCTGCTAGCGACTGGTTGTTTTTTACGCTTTGGAAATTTTGTAAAAGGAATCAGCATCGGTGCAGACCGCTTATAATCTTTATATTTGATGCCAAAATGTTTGATCAGGTCATTTTCCTCAAATTGAATGGCAGTGAGCATATAGCCGGTTGTCATTAAGGCAAAAAACAAATGAGCTGCAGTCATGGTGGGAGTTGCCCAGAAAGCAATCATAAAGCCAAAATACAATGGGTGACGCACATATTTATAGAAAAGCGGTGTCCGGAAAGGAAGTGGCTTGTATTTTTCTCCCATGAAGTATAACCATACCTGCCGCAAGCCAAACAGATCAAAGTGATTGATCAGGAATGTGCTGACTAATACAATTCCGAAGCCTGACAGACATAAGAGCTTGAGCAGAAGTTGAACGCCATCGGCTTCTACCTGCCATATAATAATGCCCATAGGTTCCCATTTAGAAAAGAGCAGAATTAAACACAAACTGGCTAATAACACATAGGTACTCCGTTCAATAGGTTCAGGAACAAATTGGGTCCACCACCGCTTAAAAGCCGGACGAGCCATAATGCTATGTTGCAAGGCAAATAATGAAAGTAAGCCAGTATTGATCAGTACCGCCATTCCCAAAGGAGATTGTGGCTCACTATCTATATGTTTAGGCACACCAATGGTGCTCACAAAACCAACGGCATAACAAAAAGTGCCGAAGAAAATTACATAGGCAACAATGCCATAGAGCAAAAAGAGAGTCTTTTTCATAATGAATGCTGTGTAATAGGGTTAAAAATAGATAGATTCAGATGAGTGCTTATAGCAATGGGAAGAGTAGATAAACCCTATAAACTTCCAGCTCTGCTAAAGTCCCTGCTGATATAAATTTGCCGGCAAACTGTTTTTTCAGGTAGTTATTCAGTTTTTCAGCTGGTGAATATGTCTGTTGAGGAGTGAGGAAATTACTATCAGTCTGATTGAAAATTATTATAGCGATATTGTGCTGATCAGCCTGAAATATAGCCAGAGGATAGCTCAGGTAGGATAACAAAGGCTGTGTAACCCTGGTTTCTCCCTTTTGGATACTGAATAAAGGCTTACCAGGAGAAGTAATAGTAGTTTTACAATATGCCAAAGACAATATGAGCCCTATGCCCATACTTGCTAACAAGCGGCGTTTCATAAATGGAGTAAATAATTTACCTGGGGAGATTGCTGAGCGCAGGCTATTGCCCGGCAGGTGTATCAGAGGGACACAGTCCGGGTAGGAAGCCTGAACTGGTTCCCACCCATGATTGTGCATCTACACATAACAGAAATTTAAAAATTGCAGGCAGCCATGCACGGAGGATCGGGTGCTCAAAAGCTATACCTGTTTAGTAATTAGCCAGTTTATCAGATAATAACTTCGTATATAGGTTTTATTTGTACTTCCCTGCTTATTCCTGAGGATCAGCCGGAAATACGCCATTGCGAATCAAATTGCCTGTGAAGTAATGCTGGCTTTTCTCAGTGAGCGGGTGAAATTGTGCTCCCTGTACATCGCGGAATAATCGTTCGAGTTGCATATGACGGAAAAATCCCTGACCGCCTACAGTTTCCATGGCTTTATTTACGGTAGCAATACAGGCATTGGCTACCAATGTTTTGCGGATCAGGATCTGGTTACCTTGGTCGTTTACCGGCTGAAAATCAAATTCATTCACCAGCCGGATCATGTCCTGCCAGAGCACCTGAGCGGTCGTGAGTTGATTCTGCAATTCACCCAGCAAATATACGTTTGCAGCACTCTTTCTCGCTTTTTCGAAAGCAATCTGGGCAGCCCTTTCCGCAATACCTACATAGGCCGACATAATTAGGGGCATGGCTACAGTAAGGACTACATTCCAGAAAGGATGAAATTCTCCTTGCGGACGGGTAAGCGCAATGGCTGCATCAGGTACAAACACTTTTTCTAATTCAATGGTATGTGAACCAGTACCCCTCATGCCCATGGTATCCCAGTCATTTTTGATGGTAAGCCCTTTTGCGGAGAAAGGAACCGGAAAATGAAGTACTTGCGGGCCTTTTTCAGGATCAAGGTAACGGGCACTGGTTACCAGAATATTTCCTACAGGTGCCTGGCTTGCAAAATGCTTCCTGGCTGTAACCAAGTATCCGCCTTCCGTTTTTTCCATGATTCCTCTGGATGAAAGCCAGTCTCCGGCACCAGTACTTACCAGGATTAGTTGTTCACTTGCTACTTTTCGCAATAAAGCCTCCGCCGGCAATCCTTTTTTATATCTCCATATATTGGCAGCAATCAGGTGCTGGTGCATGGAGAAAGCAAGGGCCGTTGCTCCACAGGACTGAGCCATCTGACGGATGGCATTACACATCTCTGCATAAGAAGCGCCTCCACCTCCAAGCTCTTCAGGAATGGCCAGAGAGAAAAACTGATTTGATTTAAGCTGTTCATAGTTTTCAGACACAAACGTATTTGTCTGGTCGTACTGGCTGGCACGGTGGGCAAATTGTTCGCCGAGTTCTATAAGAGCATCCTGCCAGCGCACATTAGAAATTGTTTCCATAAGTAGTGTTGTATTGGGGTTGTTTTGTATAGATTTTTGTAAGTATTTCGCCTTGTCATTTTCTCTGGGTAACGTATCTGATAAATTATATGCCTGTAGAAGAGTATATTACAATTCCAAAAAGGCGTTCAGATAGGATACATAATTGAATTATTCTTACAATCAAATCTCAGGTGAAAGGGATATTAATTCTCAACTACTATTATTGGTATACCCTTTATAGTAAAGGTTAACAGCTATCTTCAACTTTTTTGAAAAAATTCCTATCCGCATCTGACCATTTCTATACTTTTGCCCAAATTCTATTGCTATGGAACAAAACAGGTATGCGGTTATAGATTTAGGTACCAATACCTTTCATTTACTCATTGCAGAAGTATCCCCTTCCAAAGAAGTCCGGTTTTTACACGAAGAGAAGTTTCCGGCCAGAATCGGAAAGGGAGGAATCAGTAAAGGATTTATTCAGGAAGAAGCCTGGGAACGGGCTTTGCAAGGGTTACATCACTTCCGCAATCAACTCGATCACTTTCAGGTGCCTGATACGCATGTAATCGCCATGGCAACCAGTGCCATCCGCAATGCTTCTAATGGAGCAACTCTGGTACAAACTATTCAGGAGCAAACCAGGATTCGTGTACAGGTAATTTCGGGCGACAAAGAAGCAGAATATATTTACTATGGCGTACGGGAAGCCGTTCCGATGGATGAGCAAGTGAGTTTAATTATAGATATTGGCGGAGGAAGTGTGGAATGTATCATTTGTAATGGGCAGCAAATATTCTGGAAACAAAGCTTTGAAATAGGGGCCCAGCGATTGATGGACCGGTTTATGCCCAGCGATCCGATTCCTGCCTATGCCGTACAAAAACTCAACGATTATCTGCTTTCAACACTGGTTCCACTCACCAATGCTGTACATCAATATGCACCCCGGCAAGTCATTGGTGCTTCCGGTTCATTCGAAACCTGGTGTGAAATACATTACAAGCGGATTCAGCCCAATTTTAATTTGCATGATCGCTCCTGGCATGAACTGCCTATAACGGCTTTTTATAACATGTACCAGGAAATTTTACAGAAAAACCACTCTGAAAGGTCGCAGATACCTGGAATGGCAGAAATACGGGTGGATATGATTGTGATGGCTTCCTGCCTGGTTGCTTTTGTTCTGAAAAAATATGGAATTGAGCAAATCAAAGCCTCTACGTATGCTTTGAAAGAAGGCGTACTGTTTCATCAGATTCTTGGGAAATGAAATCACTGCCAAAGGCAATAGTGGAATATGAGGATTGGAAATAAAATACTAAAGATTATAGTTTTATCCATCCTTATAGGTGCTTGTAGCAAGGGTGAAAAATCAATTGAAAAGGATGGCTTATCAAGTATAACCATTTCCGAAGATGGGAGGAAAATTATTTATTCATGGGTAGAAAACGGCATAGGCTCTATCTATGAAGCTAATCTTGACGGTTCCAATCCAGAAATCCTGCACAAAGCAAATAATATTTCCTTTGCTAACCCAAGAATTTCTGCTGGGGGTAAGAAAATAGTTTTAACCGGGCATCACAGGACAAGTGTAAATAGTGCCATTTGGATAATGAATCGGGATGGAACTGGATTAAAATCATTAACTGATATGTCAGCTATACGGCCAGAGGCAGTACTTTCTCTTAAAGAAGATACCGTTTTCTTTCTACAAGCCAATAGTTATGAGCAATACTCTCCAATAGGAAGAAGAGCCGCTCACAACTTTGATATTTATAATATAGCATTAGATAACCCAGAGATTACCCGGATGACAAATCTGAATGCGTATGGCCTTTATTATCTATCAAATTTATCTGCTGATCAACTCTTATTTAGTGCAATAGATAATAACCGAGGAATATGCGTATTATCAAGGTCTAGTAATTCACTAAGGCACCTTGATCCAATAAATAGAGGAGATAGAGATTTAATCAGTTATGGCCTCCCTGTTGTTTTAGATTCTAATCAAATTGCATGTAACTCCTACTATGAGCTACTTCTCATTAACTTACAAGATAATACTGAAAAGTTTATTGGAAGAAGTCCAGTAGGTCAATTTAGCCGTTTATGCTATAATCAATCCAATCAACGGCTTTATTTCACTGTAACAGGAGAAAAGAACAGCGTTTTCTCTGTTAAATTAGATGGATCTGATCTTATTGAATCTCCATTTAGCATAAATATCAACTAATCAGTTAAAACTATATATGCAAACCGCATTCAGTTTTAGCCTGGCCAAACCAACGGCCTTCCCTCCCAGTGCCTTTTACCGTGCAATGTGTACATCCGATTGATCCATATCCTTCAAAAACCAGTGGATGAAAATGCAAGTCATGTGTGAGGATGTACATATCTCTTTCTTCAGGCGTAATGTCGAGGATCGGATAGAACTTGAGAATGCCATTTTTCTCTTCAAAAAGGCGTAAGCCTTTGCGGTGTTCATTCTGGGTATGTATCAGGCCGGAAACCCACACCTGGTAATTTCCTGATATAGCATCTAATGGTTCTGTTTTATTCACTTTGCAGCATAAATCCGGATCTTTCGTCCACATATTATACTCCGAAGTAAACCTGTGTTTCCAAACCTCTGCTTTCAGATCAATTACATTCAGGTTATACATCTGAGTAAGCTTTTCCTTATAAGCCAGTGTTTCCGGAAAATGATAACCTGTATCTATAAAATGTACTTTCTGTTTGCTTCCAGTCAGGCGGGCAAATAAATGCAGTAATAAAGCGGAATTGCCAGCAAAAGAAGAAGTTAGCAATACATCTTCCGGCCCAAAATCTTTGTAGAGTTCCAGAATTCTTTCATCAATAGTCAGCTTTTCATACCGTTCATTCAACTCTTCTATATCATACGGTTTCCGTTCAGCTTTTTTCTCGGCAGAGGGAGTAATTTTTATAGCTTGTGGAACAAAAGAAGCAGTAAGCTCATTGAGCTGGTTCACTTTTTCGGCAAAATCGCCTTTGATTCCATTACGAATTGCCTGCATATTATTGAGAACTTCCTGAGTAGATTCCGGTAACGCTTCCTCAAAATACTGACGCATTCGTTTGGCTAGTGTCGGAGATTTGCCATTGGTAGAGATAGCAATTTTCAGATCGCCTTTCTTCACAATAGAACCGAGGTAAAAATCACACAAATCGGGGGTATCAGCAATATTGGCCAATACTTTATGTGCCTTAGCCTGTCTTTTTATAATTTCATGCAATGAACGGTCCGTGGTTGCAGCGATCACAATGTCTTTGTCTTCCAGGTCTTCTTCCTGGTAAGGGCGTTCTTCGAGGATAATATTCTCGTATTCGCTCACTAAGGCTCTTATATCATCAGAGATGGAAATCCCTACTAATGTTATCTGGGTAGACGGGTTGTTTTTGAGAATAGCACTCAGTTTTTCCAAGCCAATCATTCCTCCACCTACAATGAGTACCCGGAGTTCATTCAGTTTGAGAAATACCGGAAAAAGTAGATTTCCTTCTGTTTCAGTTTGTACCATGGAAATAAGAAATTTAATTTAGATCACCTGTTACCCAATCTTTTAAACAAGGCTTTTCCAAACATATGTATGTTTGTTGTCCTTGGTCAAAGAGGAATTATTTTGGTAGTGTTATAGGAAAGCTTTAAAAATAGAATTGGGAGAGAAACTGGTTGAACACGTACAGACATGTTCAACCAATTTTAATTATTTAGTTTTGACAGACATTTTGGATATCTGATTCGGTGATGCGTTGCAGTACAAATTCCGGGTGTTCTCTTACTACTTCGCCCAATACAATAACTGCCGGAGAAGCGATCTTTTGTTCATTTACAAGGTCTACAATAGTTTCTACAGTTCCTAGTACAAATCTTTCTTCAGGTAAAGAACCATTTTGAATAACTGCTACCGGTAACTGATTTCTGCCATATTGCGCATAGATAGCAGCTATTTCCCTGAGTTTGTGAAGGCCCATTAAAATAATAGCCGTTGCCTGAGATTGAGCAGCCAGTTTGATGTCGGTGGAAACTTCTCCCTTTTGGGTGGTTCCGGTAAGTACCCAGAAGCTTTCACTGATCCCCCGGCTCGTAAGCGGAATGCGTTGCAATTCTGGTACGGCAATGGAACTTGAAATACCTGGAATAACCGAAGTAGGTATATTATAAGACTCTATATAGGTGATTTCTTCATGCCCTCTTCCGAAAACAAACGAATCGCCTCCTTTTAAGCGCACTACATGGCCATATGCAAAAGCTGCATCAACAATCAATTTATTTATATCTTCTTGTGCCATTTCATGCTTAGCAGCCCGTTTACCTACAAAAATAGTTGGTACTTCATCAGCTACGTGTTCCAGTAGTTCTTTATTTACCAGCGCATCATATAATACTACATCTGCTTCCCACAGTGCTTTTAAACCTTTAACAGTTATTAGACTGGCATCGCCAGGACCTGCGCCCACCAATGTTACTTTAGGATATACTAATTTTTGCATTTTCTTGTAATTCTTGTCTAGTGGTAGAAACTAATTGATGAAAAGCGATGGCATCCTGCAGATAGGCACTTGCAAATGCTTCGCTTGGTTCATTGGAATTGATCTGATGGACTAAGGTTTTAAAATCTGTAGGCAGATTAATCAGCCCGGTTTGCACTACATGCTTATCAAAATCATTGATAATGCCATGCTGGGTATTACAGCTGATATCCTGAGATAAAAGAAAGCTTTTTGCTGTACTGATCAAACCAGTATAAGTATGATAAATAGAATCTGCATAAGCTTTTTCTGCCAACGCTTCCGATGCCCAGATCAATTTTTCTTCTGCTTCATAGAGCAGGGTAGCGATCAGATCGATGATTACGCTGGCACATTCTCCTACCCCAATAGCGGTTTCGTATTTTTTATCTTCGCCCCAGTCGATAAAGTCAGATTCAACCAGTCTTTCGGTATTAGCCAATGGTTTGAGCAACTGATAAAAATAATCTTTGCCTTTTCTCTGGTAATAATTATTGAAATATTCGCCTTCCTGTGCCTTTTCCTGGTAATCGTTCAGAAGGTAGCGCAATACATCCAGACCTCTTTTGCTGGGAACTTTAATTACTTTGTCAGCTACAATGCCTACGCCATTGCCTTCGGTGCCTCCGCCTAGCATTACTTGTAAGGCTGGCAATACATTAGGCCCTTTTTTGATAGAGCTGCCATGGAAACCGATATTGGCTATGCTATGCTGCCCACAGCCATTCATACAGCCGCTTATCTTTATTTTTATATCTGTATTATAAATCAGGTCAGGATATTCGGCTGCAATCATTTTTTCCAGTTCATGGGCAATTCCGGTACTGCTGGAAATACCCAGGTTACAGGTATCGGTTCCCGGACAAGCTGTTACATCGAGAGTACTATCAAATCCTGGATCACCCAAACCGATTTCGTTCAGAGCAGCATATACAGCTGGTAAGGCTTCCAGGCGGATAAACTTGAGCAT from Rhodocytophaga rosea carries:
- the mddA gene encoding methanethiol S-methyltransferase, translating into MKKTLFLLYGIVAYVIFFGTFCYAVGFVSTIGVPKHIDSEPQSPLGMAVLINTGLLSLFALQHSIMARPAFKRWWTQFVPEPIERSTYVLLASLCLILLFSKWEPMGIIIWQVEADGVQLLLKLLCLSGFGIVLVSTFLINHFDLFGLRQVWLYFMGEKYKPLPFRTPLFYKYVRHPLYFGFMIAFWATPTMTAAHLFFALMTTGYMLTAIQFEENDLIKHFGIKYKDYKRSAPMLIPFTKFPKRKKQPVASR
- a CDS encoding acyl-CoA dehydrogenase family protein, whose amino-acid sequence is METISNVRWQDALIELGEQFAHRASQYDQTNTFVSENYEQLKSNQFFSLAIPEELGGGGASYAEMCNAIRQMAQSCGATALAFSMHQHLIAANIWRYKKGLPAEALLRKVASEQLILVSTGAGDWLSSRGIMEKTEGGYLVTARKHFASQAPVGNILVTSARYLDPEKGPQVLHFPVPFSAKGLTIKNDWDTMGMRGTGSHTIELEKVFVPDAAIALTRPQGEFHPFWNVVLTVAMPLIMSAYVGIAERAAQIAFEKARKSAANVYLLGELQNQLTTAQVLWQDMIRLVNEFDFQPVNDQGNQILIRKTLVANACIATVNKAMETVGGQGFFRHMQLERLFRDVQGAQFHPLTEKSQHYFTGNLIRNGVFPADPQE
- the cobA gene encoding uroporphyrinogen-III C-methyltransferase is translated as MQKLVYPKVTLVGAGPGDASLITVKGLKALWEADVVLYDALVNKELLEHVADEVPTIFVGKRAAKHEMAQEDINKLIVDAAFAYGHVVRLKGGDSFVFGRGHEEITYIESYNIPTSVIPGISSSIAVPELQRIPLTSRGISESFWVLTGTTQKGEVSTDIKLAAQSQATAIILMGLHKLREIAAIYAQYGRNQLPVAVIQNGSLPEERFVLGTVETIVDLVNEQKIASPAVIVLGEVVREHPEFVLQRITESDIQNVCQN
- a CDS encoding Ppx/GppA phosphatase family protein; the protein is MEQNRYAVIDLGTNTFHLLIAEVSPSKEVRFLHEEKFPARIGKGGISKGFIQEEAWERALQGLHHFRNQLDHFQVPDTHVIAMATSAIRNASNGATLVQTIQEQTRIRVQVISGDKEAEYIYYGVREAVPMDEQVSLIIDIGGGSVECIICNGQQIFWKQSFEIGAQRLMDRFMPSDPIPAYAVQKLNDYLLSTLVPLTNAVHQYAPRQVIGASGSFETWCEIHYKRIQPNFNLHDRSWHELPITAFYNMYQEILQKNHSERSQIPGMAEIRVDMIVMASCLVAFVLKKYGIEQIKASTYALKEGVLFHQILGK
- a CDS encoding phosphoadenylyl-sulfate reductase → MVQTETEGNLLFPVFLKLNELRVLIVGGGMIGLEKLSAILKNNPSTQITLVGISISDDIRALVSEYENIILEERPYQEEDLEDKDIVIAATTDRSLHEIIKRQAKAHKVLANIADTPDLCDFYLGSIVKKGDLKIAISTNGKSPTLAKRMRQYFEEALPESTQEVLNNMQAIRNGIKGDFAEKVNQLNELTASFVPQAIKITPSAEKKAERKPYDIEELNERYEKLTIDERILELYKDFGPEDVLLTSSFAGNSALLLHLFARLTGSKQKVHFIDTGYHFPETLAYKEKLTQMYNLNVIDLKAEVWKHRFTSEYNMWTKDPDLCCKVNKTEPLDAISGNYQVWVSGLIHTQNEHRKGLRLFEEKNGILKFYPILDITPEERDMYILTHDLHFHPLVFEGYGSIGCTHCTVKGTGREGRWFGQAKTECGLHI
- a CDS encoding TolB family protein, producing the protein MRIGNKILKIIVLSILIGACSKGEKSIEKDGLSSITISEDGRKIIYSWVENGIGSIYEANLDGSNPEILHKANNISFANPRISAGGKKIVLTGHHRTSVNSAIWIMNRDGTGLKSLTDMSAIRPEAVLSLKEDTVFFLQANSYEQYSPIGRRAAHNFDIYNIALDNPEITRMTNLNAYGLYYLSNLSADQLLFSAIDNNRGICVLSRSSNSLRHLDPINRGDRDLISYGLPVVLDSNQIACNSYYELLLINLQDNTEKFIGRSPVGQFSRLCYNQSNQRLYFTVTGEKNSVFSVKLDGSDLIESPFSININ